A window of Geotrypetes seraphini chromosome 16, aGeoSer1.1, whole genome shotgun sequence genomic DNA:
GGGCCTACCAAAAGTTTTCCTGTAGAAAGCGGCCAATATCATAGCACTGGTGGAATGCTGACACAATAATTGAAGGCTATTTAGAATTTTTAATTAGTTCCTATGCCTCGATTATTAAATAATCAGCTGTAGTGCTAATTtcctaaaactaaaattactgctTGGTAACAATAGGTCACAGGTTGATGTGTTGGCATGCCTAGTGGAAAATCACCATTGCTCAGCTCACTGAAGCCTCAAGTGGTGGAGATGAATCATATCTTTTCCCAGCCCTTGTGAAAGTCTACACTTTCTCACAGCATCTACCAAGGCCTCTTTCACCTGCTTGTTCCTTAAAGTATAAATAAATGGGTTCAACAGGGGCGTCACCACTGTGATAAGTAAAGCCATGACTTTGTTTAAGTTAAACGAGTCAGAGTTGGCTGGTTTGGCATACAGGAAAATTGCCGTCCCATATGCAATGGTGACCACAGTGATATGGGAGCCACACGTAGAGAAGGCCTTCCGCCTGCCATCTGCAGAAGATATTGCAAGAATAGTAGatatgatatatatataagatATCGTTGTCAGCAGTAAAGAGCTGATTAACACAGCAGATGCAGAAACAAACACCACCAGATCAAGTAGTGCAGTATCTGTGCAGGAGAGATGAATTAGGGAAGCAGCATCACAGAAAAAGTGATTTATGGTGTTGAACCTGCAGAAGGTCAGTCTAAGTATCATGATAAATGGTGAGAACATAGAGAGGAAACCCCCTATCCAAGAAGTTAGCGCTAGTCCGAGGCAGACACGATTGTTCATGATGACTGCATAGCGCAGTGGGTTGCAAATGGCCACATAACGATCAAAGGACATGACTGGCAAAAGAATATACTCTGTGGTCCccagaaaaaagtagaaaaagcaCTGCAAGATGCATCCAGTGACTGAAATGCCATTGTCCATAAGAAAGCTGGAGAGTAGCTTGGGTACAATAGTGGAGGTGAACCAGATCCCATGGAATGAAAGGTTGCAGAGGAAGAAGTACATGGGAGAATGGAGGCGGTGATCTGTCCAGACCAAGATGATGATGATGAGGTTGGATGTGACTGTGGAGACATACATCAGCACTAGGAGTAGGGAGATCATGATTCCAAATTCCCATGTGATGTGGAAACCTGTGAAGATAAATTCCGTGACGAGAATCTGGGTCCAATTCTCCATCTGTCTTGTAGGAGTTACTGCTGAAGGAAGACACTAATTAATGCTAATTTTGCCATGCAGAAATGGAGCATTACCACAGTGTTATCCCCGGGATTCTATATATGGTCCCTAAAACTGACTGGCATAGATATTTGTGCTTATCAGGAAATGTTATCTatttcagtagga
This region includes:
- the LOC117349635 gene encoding olfactory receptor 6M1-like: MENWTQILVTEFIFTGFHITWEFGIMISLLLVLMYVSTVTSNLIIIILVWTDHRLHSPMYFFLCNLSFHGIWFTSTIVPKLLSSFLMDNGISVTGCILQCFFYFFLGTTEYILLPVMSFDRYVAICNPLRYAVIMNNRVCLGLALTSWIGGFLSMFSPFIMILRLTFCRFNTINHFFCDAASLIHLSCTDTALLDLVVFVSASAVLISSLLLTTISYIYIISTILAISSADGRRKAFSTCGSHITVVTIAYGTAIFLYAKPANSDSFNLNKVMALLITVVTPLLNPFIYTLRNKQVKEALVDAVRKCRLSQGLGKDMIHLHHLRLQ